From Camelina sativa cultivar DH55 chromosome 20, Cs, whole genome shotgun sequence, the proteins below share one genomic window:
- the LOC104770783 gene encoding putative defensin-like protein 179, producing the protein MERTTSLVFLVSLLIIFASVLNQIRAHTCDDNSLGPCKNCDERCKAKHGPLSVSKCNGGDGMCMCTYECAPLLPDKVCVGAIDMCTDTCPLSCCDRLCAIKYKNGRGGCVDYVGYRMCTCEYSC; encoded by the exons ATGGAGAGGACAACCTCACTTGTATTTCTTGTTAGCTTACTTATCATATTTGCCTCAG TTCTGAATCAAATAAGAGCTCATACATGCGACGACAACAGCCTTGGCCCTTGTAAAAATTGCGACGAAAGATGCAAGGCCAAACACGGGCCATTGAGCGTAAGCAAATGTAACGGTGGGGATGGGATGTGCATGTGCACCTACGAATGTGCGCCACTTTTACCAGACAAAGTGTGCGTCGGCGCGATTGATATGTGCACTGACACTTGTCCTCTGAGTTGCTGTGATAGACTATGCGCAATAAAGTACAAAAATGGACGTGGGGGTTGTGTCGACTATGTTGGTTATAGGATGTGCACATGCGAGTACTCCTGCTAA
- the LOC104770784 gene encoding inactive leucine-rich repeat receptor-like serine/threonine-protein kinase At5g24100, protein MNTRLSIFYFVLLLFFASSALFSPVTGDLAGDRQALLDFLNNITHPRSLTWNASTPVCATWPGVTCDKDGTRVTALHLPGASLLGVIPPGTISRLSELQILSLRSNGLRGPFPVDFLQLTKLKAISLSNNRFSGPLPSDYATWTNLTVLDLYGNRFNGSVPAGFANLTGLDSLNLAQNSFSGEIPDLNLPGLRRLNFSNNNLTGSIPKSLRRFGNSAFSGNNLVYENASPPPVIPPIEKEKEKKGIYISKPAILAIAISLCFVIFFLIAVVIIVCYVKRQRRQETETTPEKLKPAQKMPSEKEVSKLGKEKNIEDMEDKSEINRVMFFEGSNLAFNLEDLLIASAEFLGKGTFGMTYKAVLEDSKVIAVKRLKDVVVSRKYFKHQMEIVGNIRHENVAPLRAYVCSKEEKLMVYDYYSAGSLSHLLHGKNGEDGHVPLNWETRLRFMIGVAKGLAHIHTHKLAHGNIKSSNIFMNSEEYGCISEAGLAVLTNPVTKANASARRYRAPEATDTRRSTAESDVYGFGILMLETLTGRSSMDDAKEGIDLVVWVNEVIAKQWTGEVFDLELVKTPNVEAKLLQMLQLGTSCTARVPAKRPEMVKVVETLEEIERKL, encoded by the exons ATGAATACAAGATTATCTatcttctattttgttttattgctcTTCTTTGCATCATCGGCTCTGTTTTCTCCGGTCACCGGTGACCTCGCCGGCGACAGACAAGCCCTTCTCGACTTCCTCAACAACATCACTCACCCACGGTCTCTAACGTGGAACGCAAGCACCCCTGTATGTGCCACATGGCCAGGCGTCACGTGCGACAAAGACGGCACACGTGTCACTGCCCTTCACTTGCCCGGAGCGAGTCTTCTAGGAGTGATCCCTCCGGGAACTATCAGCCGTCTATCGGAGCTTCAGATCCTCAGTCTCCGATCCAACGGCCTACGAGGTCCGTTCCCAGTTGATTTCTTGCAGCTTACGAAACTCAAAGCAATTAGTCTCAGCAACAACAGATTCTCCGGCCCATTACCGTCCGATTACGCCACGTGGACGAATCTCACCGTTCTTGATCTTTACGGTAACCGGTTTAACGGTAGTGTTCCCGCGGGATTTGCTAATCTGACCGGACTCGACTCGCTTAACTTAGCTCAAAACTCGTTTTCCGGTGAGATTCCGGATCTTAATCTCCCCGGTCTACGTAGACTTAACTTTTCCAACAACAATCTCACTGGATCAATCCCAAAGTCTCTGAGAAGATTCGGGAACTCGGCTTTTTCCGGCAACAACTTGGTTTACGAAAATGCTTCTCCTCCTCCGGTGATCCCTcctatagagaaagagaaagagaaaaaggggATCTATATCTCGAAACCTGCGATTCTCGCGATAGCGATAAGCCTTTGCTTCGTCATATTCTTCCTAATCGCGGTTGTGATAATCGTTTGCTATGTGAAAAGGCAGAGGAGGCAAGAGACAGAAACAACGCCAGAGAAGTTGAAACCAGCGCAGAAGATGCCAAGTGAGAAGGAAGTTTCTAAATTAGGAAAGGAGAAGAATATTGAAGACATGGAGGATAAGAGCGAAATTAACAGAGTTATGTTCTTTGAAGGAAGCAATCTAGCTTTTAACTTGGAAGACTTGTTGATAGCTTCCGCAGAGTTTCTAGGGAAGGGCACTTTTGGTATGACGTATAAAGCGGTTTTAGAAGACTCTAAGGTCATCGCGGTTAAGCGATTAAAGGACGTAGTGGTGTCGCGGAAATATTTCAAACATCAAATGGAGATCGTTGGAAACATTAGGCATGAGAACGTTGCTCCTTTGAGGGCTTACGTGTGTTCCAAGGAAGAGAAGCTTATGGTCTATGATTATTACTCTGCAGGCagtctctctcatcttcttcatg GCAAGAACGGCGAGGATGGACATGTTCCCTTGAACTGGGAAACACGACTAAGATTCATGATTGGAGTAGCAAAAGGATTAGctcacatacacacacacaagctCGCACATGGCAACATCAAATCTTCTAACATCTTCATGAATTCGGAAGAATATGGATGTATATCAGAAGCCGGTTTAGCAGTGTTAACCAACCCGGTTACGAAGGCTAATGCATCAGCCAGACGGTACCGTGCCCCAGAAGCAACCGACACGAGGAGGTCGACGGCTGAATCAGACGTTTACGGTTTTGGAATCTTGATGCTGGAAACACTAACCGGAAGATCAAGTATGGATGATGCAAAGGAAGGGATAGACCTGGTGGTATGGGTGAATGAAGTTATTGCAAAACAATGGACAGGTGAAGTGTTTGATTTAGAGCTTGTGAAGACTCCTAACGTTGAAGCAAAGTTGCTTCAGATGTTGCAGTTAGGGACAAGTTGTACCGCTAGGGTTCCGGCAAAGAGACCGGAGATGGTGAAAGTGGTTGAGACTTTGGAGGAGATTGAGAGGAAattgtag
- the LOC104770785 gene encoding arabinogalactan peptide 16-like, which yields MSVSRLFFVVSTIVWIVFTILLPMTHAQSAAPAPAPTSDGTTIDQGIAYFLMLVALVLTYLIH from the exons atgtCGGTCTCTAGGCTTTTCTTCGTCGTTTCGACAATCGTATGGATAGTTTTCACCATTTTGTTACCAATGACACATGCTCAATCCGCGGCTCCTGCTCCGGCTCCAACAAGCGACG GAACAACGATAGACCAAGGCATAGCATATTTCCTCATGTTGGTGGCTTTGGTCCTCACATATCTCATCCATTAA
- the LOC104770786 gene encoding probable WRKY transcription factor 30: protein MEKKSSNGDWEKMKKEINELMTEGRDYAHQFRSASSQETREHLAKKILESYHKSLTIMNYSGEQDSPHAHGNGGSPKSDDSDQEPLVITKSSKKSMPKWTRKVMITPGAGIDRTLDDGFSWRKYGQKDILGAKFPRGYFRCTYRKSQGCEATKYVQRSDENQMLFEISYRGIHSCSQAANVGSTIPVQKPEPNQTQEHENLDIVKDSLDNYNHEAHLHHNLQYPLSSAPNFESNNAYMLQMRDQNMDFFGSTSFSSDLGTNINYNFPASGSASHSTSNSPSTIPLESPFESYDPNHPYGGGFGGFY, encoded by the exons atggagaagaagagtagtaATGGAGATtgggagaagatgaagaaagagatcaACGAGCTAATGACAGAAGGAAGAGACTATGCACACCAGTTCAGATCGGCTTCATCTCAAGAAACACGTGAACATTTAgccaagaagattcttgaaTCTTACCACAAGTCTCTCACCATTATGAACTACTCCGGCGAGCAAGATTCGCCGCATGCTCACGGTAATGGAGGAAGCCCCAAGAGCGATGATTCGGATCAAGAACCACTTGTCATTACCAAGAG ttCGAAGAAATCAATGCCAAAGTGGACTCGGAAAGTCATGATTACCCCTGGAGCTGGTATCGACAGAACACTTGACGATGGTTTTAGTTGGAGAAAGTACGGCCAGAAGGATATCCTCGGAGCCAAATTTCCAAG AGGATACTTTAGATGCACTTATAGAAAATCTCAAGGATGTGAAGCTACCAAATATGTCCAAAGATCTGATGAAAATCAGATGCTCTTTGAGATCAGTTACCGAGGAATACATTCTTGCTCTCAAGCTGCAAATGTCGGTTCAACCATCCCGGTGCAAAAGCCCGAACCGAACCAGACTCAAGAACACGAAAATCTTGACATTGTGAAGGACAGTCTAGACAACTATAATCATGAGGCACATTTGCATCACAATCTTCAATATCCTTTGTCCTCTGCTCCAAATTTTGAGAGTAACAACGCGTATATGCTTCAAATGAGAGATCAAAACATGGATTTTTTCGGATCTACGAGTTTCTCTAGTGATCTAGGAACTAATATCAACTACAATTTTCCGGCGTCTGGCTCGGCTTCTCACTCTACATCAAACTCTCCGTCCACCATCCCTTTGGAATCCCCGTTTGAAAGCTATGACCCTAATCATCCATACGGAGGAGGGTTTGGAGGATTCTATTAA